In Pseudomonas sp. MYb327, one DNA window encodes the following:
- a CDS encoding TcfC E-set like domain-containing protein: MFPMTPIAAALAFFLSASALAAPTDNGHSPRSLLAQAKGLPAEFEEHFFDVPLAVRVELDQQFVGEAMVVLSRDDRITLMDFTDVRDSRIKPDQRDIWSNYLKQGVLLGSCQGQCPEQLLAVHYSLENSMVSILTENAEHDDQLQRYYQLPDGGSSGLIVRNQLNLNGGQNQDLGGRYGLEASSSLGNWTQTANVQLSRTGGVDHSLYHAVHSLYTQRELEGSFLRLGYFTPATEGLTRQPRSFGAGPDTSLGVMYGSSDSLVINNPKPAVYPIYVTANRQGSVEIYRNGLLINSQAVPAGLQTLDTRSLPGGIYEVEVRLIEDGKITSSTQELVYKPNNWRHHDERWRYSLFAGRESKLLSNWEEQDDGDLTAGAALNFLLHPRVILGMSSRQVRDTLQFGSSVDWAVVDNASLFANVYQTENYGTGLDVQGLYSYGKGSVVASHNRSWLDTTRLYDTLPDGTRVRQRNVFVGQASQSSLSLNHRLSQKNSVSARVSHSQGNTEGTGVDLGWTQRSELFGSDANWRLSLFDRPGSFSSGDHRNRGVDLSLNIELGGPGGQLSGSIGTRTARDGERDNNASITYRKELQNHVLQSVSATATTDTYGVGMSAMAMMQSDLVNGDGFIQRSSYNNDLTGGLNLDSTFAVGARKMVITSQAHREGAGMIIDVESDLDGIALRADDLSGGSAVLRPGRNFVPLTAYKSSSVSFDFEGNHVPAASIQPPRSSYHLNKGGVEYRKITISKTVTVLGRLVDPQGKPLKGHHIINHASRGVSEVDGFFSMEMNAGSPTLEVRFGNQLLCQFRLDPNNARSENDVLMIGELRCTPETLADANRDFYKAG; encoded by the coding sequence CCGGCCGAGTTCGAAGAGCACTTTTTTGATGTGCCGTTGGCGGTGCGAGTGGAACTTGATCAACAGTTTGTCGGGGAGGCGATGGTCGTGCTGAGCCGCGATGATCGCATCACCCTTATGGATTTTACTGACGTCCGCGACAGCCGGATTAAACCCGATCAACGGGACATCTGGTCGAATTACCTCAAGCAAGGCGTATTACTCGGCAGTTGTCAGGGCCAGTGCCCGGAACAATTGCTGGCTGTGCATTACAGCCTGGAAAATTCGATGGTCTCGATCCTTACGGAAAATGCCGAGCACGACGATCAGCTGCAGCGTTATTACCAGTTGCCCGACGGCGGTAGTAGCGGCCTGATCGTGCGCAATCAATTGAACCTCAATGGCGGTCAGAACCAGGACCTGGGCGGGCGATACGGCCTGGAGGCCAGCAGCAGCCTGGGCAATTGGACCCAGACCGCCAACGTGCAATTGTCCCGCACGGGGGGAGTCGACCACTCGCTTTACCACGCCGTGCACAGTCTTTACACCCAACGTGAACTGGAAGGCAGTTTTCTGCGCCTCGGATACTTCACGCCCGCCACTGAAGGCTTGACCCGTCAACCACGCTCGTTCGGCGCAGGTCCCGACACCTCATTAGGTGTCATGTATGGCAGTTCCGACAGTCTGGTCATCAACAACCCCAAACCGGCGGTTTATCCCATTTACGTCACGGCCAATCGCCAGGGCTCCGTGGAAATCTACCGCAACGGTTTGCTGATCAACTCGCAAGCCGTGCCCGCTGGATTGCAGACGCTCGACACCCGATCGCTGCCCGGGGGGATTTATGAAGTGGAAGTGCGACTGATTGAAGACGGAAAAATCACCTCCAGCACTCAGGAACTGGTCTACAAACCGAACAACTGGCGCCATCACGACGAACGCTGGCGCTACAGTTTGTTTGCCGGCCGTGAATCAAAACTGCTGAGCAACTGGGAAGAGCAGGACGACGGCGATTTGACCGCCGGCGCGGCGCTCAACTTCTTGTTGCACCCGCGGGTGATCCTCGGCATGAGTAGTCGGCAGGTGCGCGATACATTGCAATTCGGCTCTTCGGTCGACTGGGCGGTCGTCGATAATGCCAGCTTGTTTGCCAACGTCTATCAGACTGAGAACTACGGCACGGGCCTTGATGTGCAAGGTTTGTACTCTTACGGCAAGGGCAGCGTCGTCGCCAGCCATAACCGTAGCTGGCTCGACACGACCCGCCTCTACGACACCCTGCCCGATGGCACGCGAGTGCGACAGCGCAACGTGTTTGTCGGCCAGGCCAGCCAGTCCTCTTTATCGCTCAACCACCGCTTGAGCCAAAAAAACTCCGTCAGCGCCCGGGTATCACATAGCCAGGGCAATACCGAAGGCACCGGCGTGGATCTGGGGTGGACCCAGCGCAGCGAGCTGTTTGGCAGCGACGCCAACTGGCGGCTCTCCCTGTTTGATCGTCCGGGCAGTTTCAGTTCCGGAGACCACCGTAATCGCGGGGTCGATTTGAGCCTCAACATTGAGTTGGGCGGACCTGGGGGACAACTGTCCGGCAGTATCGGTACCCGTACGGCCCGTGACGGTGAGCGTGACAACAACGCGTCGATCACCTATCGCAAAGAACTCCAGAATCACGTGCTGCAAAGTGTCTCGGCAACGGCGACCACCGACACTTATGGCGTGGGCATGTCCGCCATGGCGATGATGCAATCGGACCTGGTCAACGGTGACGGCTTTATCCAGCGTTCTTCCTACAACAATGACCTCACAGGCGGCCTCAATCTGGACAGCACGTTCGCGGTCGGTGCGCGGAAAATGGTCATCACCAGCCAGGCCCACCGTGAGGGCGCGGGCATGATCATCGACGTGGAGTCGGACCTCGACGGCATTGCCTTGCGCGCCGACGACTTGAGCGGCGGCAGCGCGGTGCTGCGGCCAGGGCGCAACTTTGTACCCCTTACGGCTTACAAAAGCAGCTCGGTGAGCTTCGATTTCGAAGGCAATCACGTGCCTGCCGCGAGCATCCAGCCGCCACGCTCCAGCTATCACCTGAACAAGGGCGGCGTGGAGTACCGCAAGATCACCATCAGCAAAACCGTCACCGTACTCGGCCGTCTTGTCGACCCCCAAGGCAAGCCGCTCAAGGGCCATCACATCATCAATCACGCCAGTCGTGGCGTGAGTGAAGTCGACGGCTTTTTCTCCATGGAAATGAATGCCGGTTCACCCACGCTGGAAGTGCGTTTCGGTAATCAGTTGCTTTGCCAGTTCCGTCTGGACCCGAACAACGCGCGTAGTGAAAACGATGTGCTGATGATTGGTGAGTTGCGCTGTACGCCGGAGACGTTAGCCGACGCAAATCGTGATTTTTATAAGGCTGGTTGA
- a CDS encoding CS1 type fimbrial major subunit encodes MFKKIAFAAPLAVLALSSSAVFAAGEARHSINLVAHVPTNGFYVVPVDPDLVNKDQRMDYVPSKGTMDEVNGFFDVRNNNGSVHASLESVPKLIGGASEIGLQVALNNVVLTTTPQMVVGETESNVNYRAPLNIKALGTTFAPGDYTGAVTMMFDAVPPAP; translated from the coding sequence ATGTTCAAGAAAATCGCGTTCGCTGCTCCTCTGGCTGTTCTGGCATTGAGTTCTTCCGCCGTATTTGCCGCGGGCGAAGCCCGTCATTCCATCAACCTTGTCGCTCATGTACCCACCAATGGTTTCTACGTGGTGCCGGTCGATCCGGACCTGGTCAACAAGGATCAGAGAATGGACTACGTGCCAAGCAAGGGCACTATGGATGAGGTCAACGGTTTCTTCGACGTACGCAACAACAATGGCTCGGTGCACGCCAGCCTTGAAAGTGTGCCGAAGCTGATCGGTGGCGCTTCCGAGATCGGCCTGCAAGTGGCACTCAACAACGTCGTCCTCACTACGACGCCGCAAATGGTGGTCGGCGAAACCGAATCGAACGTCAACTATCGCGCCCCACTGAATATCAAGGCGCTGGGCACCACCTTTGCGCCAGGTGACTACACCGGTGCGGTCACCATGATGTTCGATGCTGTTCCTCCTGCTCCTTGA
- a CDS encoding CS1 type fimbrial major subunit, with the protein MIKQSAFALCVGVMTCAQVFAAREERTFEVQVDIPTLGFYVTPAETNWIHLEQTLPWNLNTSRLDGLRKNFDVKHDTSAIEARLDAEPYLFNGREDQSIYLRVSFNGQELSHDPKPRQVVSAAQARAGGRFALEIQPKVPAGGYKPGTYYGTVQLIFSAAAP; encoded by the coding sequence ATGATCAAGCAATCGGCCTTTGCCCTATGTGTGGGCGTGATGACGTGTGCCCAGGTTTTCGCGGCACGGGAAGAGCGCACGTTCGAGGTGCAGGTAGATATTCCGACCCTGGGCTTTTACGTGACACCGGCCGAGACGAACTGGATCCATCTCGAACAGACCCTGCCGTGGAACCTCAACACGTCGAGGCTCGACGGGCTGCGCAAAAACTTCGACGTCAAGCACGACACCAGTGCGATCGAAGCACGGCTGGACGCCGAGCCCTATCTGTTCAACGGGCGTGAAGACCAGAGCATCTACTTGCGGGTCAGCTTCAACGGTCAGGAGCTGAGCCATGATCCGAAACCGCGCCAAGTTGTGTCGGCGGCGCAGGCCAGGGCCGGCGGGCGCTTTGCTCTGGAAATCCAGCCGAAGGTGCCGGCCGGTGGCTATAAGCCGGGCACTTACTACGGAACGGTTCAGTTGATTTTCAGCGCTGCTGCGCCCTGA
- a CDS encoding molecular chaperone, giving the protein MKRLLALFGFSMFSHAALAAPQINVGVVYDYLDGDKSSYLKRVFNGGDSTAFVKINILEIIYDADGKAREIPLVNQADGTSRDGLMASPARLIVPADGMQGSRLLYVGEREKERYFRVRYIPVVPEKEDEFAVSAQEKEDYKKNLSAGVNVLAGYGTVFFVRPKETRFDSVIENDAGQYRIRNNGNSVVVIEEFKDCSIKNELECQPPSKHHILPGRSFQFEKQAGRHYRFTMVEGSKNQNLDVKG; this is encoded by the coding sequence ATGAAACGCCTGTTGGCATTGTTTGGTTTTTCCATGTTTTCTCACGCCGCCCTAGCGGCTCCGCAAATTAATGTCGGGGTAGTCTACGACTATCTCGATGGTGACAAAAGTTCGTATCTGAAACGCGTGTTCAACGGTGGTGACAGTACAGCTTTCGTCAAGATCAATATTCTTGAAATTATTTATGACGCAGATGGCAAAGCCCGGGAAATACCCTTGGTCAACCAGGCCGACGGCACTTCGCGTGACGGCTTGATGGCCAGCCCGGCGCGATTGATCGTGCCGGCCGACGGCATGCAGGGCTCGCGTTTGCTGTACGTCGGCGAGCGTGAGAAAGAACGTTACTTCCGCGTGCGTTATATCCCGGTAGTACCGGAAAAAGAAGATGAATTCGCCGTGTCGGCACAAGAGAAAGAAGACTATAAAAAAAACCTGTCGGCCGGGGTTAACGTACTTGCCGGTTATGGCACGGTGTTCTTCGTCCGTCCAAAAGAAACCCGCTTTGACAGCGTGATCGAGAATGATGCAGGGCAGTACCGGATCCGCAACAACGGCAATAGCGTGGTGGTGATCGAGGAATTCAAAGACTGCTCGATAAAGAACGAACTGGAGTGCCAGCCACCCAGCAAACATCACATTCTGCCGGGTCGAAGTTTCCAGTTCGAAAAGCAGGCCGGTCGTCACTACCGTTTTACGATGGTCGAAGGCAGTAAAAACCAAAATCTGGACGTCAAGGGATAA
- a CDS encoding molecular chaperone translates to MKRLWLLLGMSGISLAVQAGPQINVGTVYDYLDSDKSTYLKRVYNSGDSTAFVKVNILEIIYDADGSHREIPVATQADGSGRNGLMASPARLIVPAKGMQGTRLLLMGDRDTERYFRVRFVPVVPEKEDEFAVSSEERDAYKENLSAGVNVMTGFGTVFFVRPKNSRFDSVIDDSAGVYRLRNNGNTVVVIDEFRNCSLKNETECEPTTKHHVLAGKSFEFEKKPGREYRFNLIEGADKKALRIASQ, encoded by the coding sequence ATGAAACGTCTGTGGTTGCTGTTGGGTATGAGCGGGATATCTCTGGCGGTTCAGGCCGGTCCGCAGATCAACGTCGGAACGGTGTACGACTATCTGGACAGCGACAAGAGCACCTATCTCAAGCGCGTTTACAACAGCGGCGATAGCACCGCATTCGTCAAGGTCAACATTCTCGAAATCATCTACGACGCCGATGGCAGCCACCGCGAAATACCGGTCGCAACGCAGGCGGATGGCAGCGGCCGGAATGGCTTGATGGCCAGCCCGGCGCGTCTGATCGTGCCGGCCAAAGGCATGCAGGGCACACGCTTGCTGCTCATGGGAGACCGTGACACCGAGCGCTATTTCCGTGTGCGCTTCGTGCCGGTGGTACCGGAAAAGGAAGACGAGTTCGCGGTGTCCAGCGAAGAGCGCGACGCCTACAAGGAGAACCTGTCGGCGGGGGTCAACGTCATGACCGGCTTCGGCACGGTGTTTTTTGTCCGCCCGAAGAACAGCCGTTTCGACAGCGTGATCGATGACAGCGCCGGTGTTTATCGACTGCGCAATAACGGCAACACCGTGGTGGTGATCGATGAGTTTCGCAACTGCTCGCTGAAGAACGAAACCGAGTGCGAGCCGACCACCAAGCATCACGTGCTGGCGGGCAAGTCGTTCGAGTTCGAGAAGAAACCCGGTCGGGAATACCGCTTCAACCTGATCGAAGGCGCCGACAAAAAGGCGTTGCGCATTGCCAGCCAGTAA
- a CDS encoding CS1-pili formation C-terminal domain-containing protein produces the protein MFPMTPIAAALALLLCSSAFAAPTSVDNTPRSLLAQAKGLPAEFEEHFFDVPLAVRVELDQQPLGEAMIVLSRDDRVTLLDFTDTSESRFGATERQTWADILKPGVALGACTGQCPEQMLAVHYNLENSLLSIVTENAERDSEAKRYFDQPEGGSSGLMVRNQLNLNGGQDQDLGGRFGLEASGSLGNWSQTFNIQLARLGGPDDKTYHAVHELFTQRELEGSFFRLGYFTPNSEGLTRQPRSFGTSPDTAVGVMYGSSDSLAIDSPKPSVYPVYVTANRQASVEIYRDGLLINTQSVPAGLQTLDTRPLPGGIYEVEVRLIEDGQITSTIQELIYKPSNWRNHDDRWRYNLFAGQESKLLSNWDQQSSGDATAGASINYLLHPRVILGLSARQVREKLQYGSSIDWTLGNSTSVYANLYQTEDHGTGADLQGLYNYGSGSLVISHNRSWLDTTNTYETLPDGTRVRQRNVFTGQTSNSSLALNHRISRKNSLNARVSHSEGNVEGVGIDLGWTQRTQLFGSDANWRLSLFDRPGSYSSGDARNRGVDLSINMALGSPGQQISGSIGSRTARDGSRDTNASLGFRKDLQDHVLQSVSVTALTDTYGVGLSSLANFRTDEINGDGFIQRSSFNNKFTGGVNLDSTLVVGAQRMALTSQHQGRGAGMIVDVESDIDGIALRADDLSGGSAALRPGRNFIPLTAYKNSSVSFDFEGNHVPAASIEPARTRYHLNKGGVEYRKVRVMKTLTVLGRLLDPQGRPLKGHHVINHASRGVSEVDGFFSMEMNAGSPTLQVRYADQLLCQFRLDVDKHRSENNVLMIGDLRCSPDTLADATHNAETAG, from the coding sequence ATGTTCCCGATGACGCCCATCGCGGCTGCGCTTGCGTTGCTGTTATGTAGCAGTGCATTTGCGGCGCCCACCTCCGTTGATAATACACCGCGAAGTTTGCTGGCCCAGGCCAAAGGCTTGCCGGCAGAGTTCGAGGAGCATTTCTTCGACGTTCCTTTGGCGGTTCGGGTCGAACTCGACCAGCAACCGCTCGGCGAGGCGATGATTGTGTTGTCCCGCGATGACCGGGTGACGTTGCTCGACTTCACCGACACCAGTGAAAGCCGTTTCGGTGCCACAGAACGCCAGACCTGGGCTGACATCCTCAAGCCTGGCGTGGCCCTGGGTGCCTGCACGGGGCAATGCCCGGAACAAATGTTGGCGGTTCACTACAACCTGGAAAATTCATTGCTGTCGATCGTCACTGAAAATGCCGAGCGCGACAGCGAAGCCAAACGCTATTTCGACCAACCCGAAGGTGGCAGCAGCGGCCTGATGGTACGTAACCAACTCAACCTCAACGGTGGCCAGGATCAAGACCTCGGCGGCCGTTTCGGTCTGGAGGCCAGCGGCAGCCTGGGCAACTGGAGCCAGACCTTCAACATTCAACTGGCGCGTCTGGGTGGGCCGGACGACAAGACCTACCACGCCGTGCATGAGCTTTTCACCCAGCGCGAACTGGAGGGCAGTTTTTTCCGCCTGGGCTACTTCACGCCCAACTCCGAAGGCCTGACGCGTCAGCCTCGTTCGTTCGGCACCAGCCCTGACACGGCCGTGGGCGTGATGTATGGCAGCTCCGATAGCCTGGCCATCGACAGTCCAAAACCCAGCGTGTACCCGGTTTATGTCACGGCCAACCGACAGGCGTCGGTGGAAATCTACCGCGATGGCCTGTTGATCAACACGCAGTCGGTCCCGGCCGGTTTGCAGACCCTCGACACTCGGCCATTGCCCGGCGGCATTTACGAAGTGGAAGTGCGGCTGATCGAGGACGGTCAAATCACCTCGACCATTCAGGAACTGATCTATAAGCCGAGCAACTGGCGCAACCACGATGATCGCTGGCGCTACAATCTGTTCGCCGGCCAGGAAAGCAAACTGCTGAGCAACTGGGACCAACAAAGCAGTGGTGATGCCACGGCAGGCGCCTCGATTAACTATCTGCTGCACCCGCGGGTGATTCTTGGCCTGTCGGCACGCCAGGTGCGGGAAAAACTCCAGTACGGCAGCTCGATCGACTGGACCCTGGGCAACAGCACCAGTGTCTACGCCAACCTCTACCAGACCGAAGACCACGGCACCGGGGCCGACCTGCAAGGCCTGTACAACTATGGCTCTGGCAGCCTGGTGATCAGCCACAACCGCAGCTGGCTCGACACCACCAACACCTACGAAACACTGCCCGACGGCACCCGCGTGCGCCAACGCAATGTATTCACCGGCCAGACCAGCAACTCGTCGCTGGCACTGAACCACCGCATCAGCCGCAAGAATTCGCTCAATGCTCGGGTATCCCACAGTGAGGGCAACGTCGAAGGTGTCGGCATCGACCTCGGCTGGACCCAACGGACCCAGTTGTTCGGCAGCGATGCCAATTGGCGCCTGTCGCTGTTCGACCGTCCGGGCAGCTACAGCAGCGGTGATGCGCGCAATCGCGGGGTCGACCTGAGCATCAACATGGCCCTGGGTAGCCCCGGCCAGCAGATTTCCGGCAGCATCGGCAGCCGCACCGCCCGTGACGGCAGTCGTGACACCAACGCCTCGCTCGGTTTCCGCAAAGACCTGCAAGACCACGTGCTGCAAAGCGTGTCAGTGACCGCGCTCACCGACACCTATGGCGTCGGCCTTTCGAGCCTGGCGAACTTTCGTACCGACGAAATCAATGGCGACGGTTTTATCCAGCGTTCGTCGTTCAACAACAAATTCACCGGTGGCGTGAACCTCGACAGCACGCTGGTGGTCGGCGCGCAACGCATGGCGTTGACCAGCCAACACCAAGGGCGCGGCGCCGGGATGATCGTTGACGTCGAGTCCGACATCGACGGTATCGCCTTGCGCGCCGACGATCTCAGTGGCGGCAGCGCAGCCTTGCGCCCGGGACGCAATTTCATTCCGCTCACAGCCTACAAAAACAGCTCGGTGAGCTTCGACTTCGAAGGCAATCACGTGCCGGCGGCCAGCATCGAACCGGCGCGTACCCGCTATCACCTGAACAAGGGTGGTGTGGAGTATCGCAAGGTGCGGGTGATGAAAACCCTGACCGTGCTCGGACGTCTGCTCGATCCGCAGGGGCGGCCGCTCAAGGGCCACCACGTGATCAACCACGCCAGCCGTGGGGTCAGCGAGGTCGATGGCTTCTTCTCGATGGAAATGAACGCCGGCTCGCCGACCCTGCAAGTGCGTTATGCCGACCAGTTGCTGTGCCAGTTCCGCCTCGATGTCGACAAACACCGCAGTGAAAACAACGTGCTGATGATCGGTGATTTGCGCTGTTCGCCAGACACCCTGGCGGATGCCACCCACAACGCCGAGACAGCGGGCTGA
- a CDS encoding CS1 type fimbrial major subunit — translation MFKKWITVTSMVCLTLASVCAFALVERETFEVSVTVPVAEFYVLPVDPGWMGVEQELHWNLTTQELSSLRKYFDVKNANGGIVARLSAEPYISNGRDVDNIALEVMFNRIKLTVDNAEVISELDGKTGKRVELLIAAVRPDDGYKPGVYYGSVHMIFEALAP, via the coding sequence ATGTTCAAAAAATGGATCACTGTCACCTCGATGGTGTGTCTGACGCTAGCCAGTGTTTGTGCGTTTGCATTGGTGGAGCGCGAAACCTTCGAAGTGTCGGTCACTGTCCCTGTTGCAGAGTTTTATGTGCTTCCGGTAGACCCGGGCTGGATGGGAGTCGAGCAGGAATTGCACTGGAATTTGACAACGCAGGAGTTGAGTTCCCTGCGTAAATATTTCGATGTGAAAAATGCTAACGGCGGGATCGTCGCGCGATTAAGTGCAGAGCCTTATATCAGTAACGGCAGGGACGTCGACAACATTGCGCTGGAGGTCATGTTCAACCGGATAAAACTCACAGTGGACAATGCCGAAGTCATTTCGGAGCTGGATGGGAAAACCGGAAAGCGCGTGGAGTTATTGATTGCGGCAGTCAGGCCGGATGATGGTTATAAGCCCGGAGTCTATTACGGCAGTGTGCATATGATTTTTGAGGCCCTCGCTCCTTGA